CGTTTTCTCGCCCAGCGCCCACTCGAAAATTCCGCAGACCGCCGTATTGGTGCGGCGGGCGACACGATCGACGCGCTTCTGGAGATCCTGATTTTCGACCGGCCGAAATTTAAAGAACAACGGTAGGAGAAGCACCGGTGCCAGATTCGTCATCACCACGACGAACATGATGAATACCACGCTTGCATATACCCACCAGTTCGCCGGGGAGATTCGGAGGAAGCCATAGACGATCTCGACACCGGCGATTCCGAGCGGAATGCTCAGGGCAATCCCTTTCAACTGATCCTTCACCCAGTCCGCGAGCGACTGGCGTGACAATCCGAAGCGATGCTCCAGGATGTAACCGGAGTAGAAACTCAGGGCCAGATTGAAGACGTTAAAGATCACGCCGAGGCCAATGAAATAAATCGCAATGCTGAGCCACGGGGAAGTGGAGATACCTTCGGCAAACTCGCGCAGGCGAATGCTCAGGCCCGAGCTGACGAGATAGACCAGAATGGCGACATCGAGAATGAACCCGGTGACGCTCGCAAAACGCTTCTGTGATTCGTATCGTTGCGGCTCGTCCATAAGAACACTCGCTATTCAAGATATACGCAACGAGCTTTTTAATTTCAATCGGTGTCTTTGCTAATTCTTGTCAGCTTGCGCCCCACCCTCCGCCGCCCGGTGTCTGGATGGAAAGGATATCGCCGGGCTCGCACCACACAGTGACCTTGGACGGCAATTCTTCCGTTCTGCCACCAACCCGCGTGAGAACGTTTCTGCCCGGGGCTCCTGGAAGACCACCATTCAATCCATAAGGAGAAAATTGACGCCGGTCACATAAAAGCGTTACCTGAGCCCTGGCCAGGAATTGCACTTCACGAATCACTCCGTCGCCACCGCACCATTTGCCGCGTCCACCCGATTCACGGCGGAGACCATAGCTGACCACGCGGATCGGGCAGGCATGTTCCAGGGCCTCGATCGGCGTATTCAACGAATTCGTCATGTGCGTATGAACACCGGAAAGCCCGTCCATTCCCGGCCGGGCCCCCATGCCGCCGGAGACAGTTTCGTAGTAGGCAACCGGCTGATTCGTGCGCGGGTCGACGGCGCCGAACGTAAAGTTATTCATCGTGCCCTGGCTCGCCGCAGGAATCCGATCGGGCATCGCTTCCGCGAGACATTTATATAGAACATCGACAATACGCTGTGACGTCTCCACGTTTCCGCCGCAAACAGCAGCCGGAGGACGCGCATTCACGATCGTGCCTTCCGGCGCGATGATCTCGAGCGGACGCATGCCGCCCGCATTCGACGGGATTGAAACCGCGACCAGCGTCCGGAACACATAGAAGACTGCAGAGGCAGTGATCGCATATACCGCGTTGACGCTTCCTTCCGCCTGCGGCCCTGAATTCGAAAAATCGATCGACGCGCGATTTCCTTTGATACGGATCTTCACACGGATCGCGATCTCCCGGTCGGTGATGCCGTCGTTATCGAGAAAATCCTCGGCTTCGTAAGTGCCGTCCGGAATCAACGAGATCGCGTGCCGCGTCATACGCTCGCTGTAGTTCAGGATTTCGGCGACATAACGCCGGACTTCCGGCCACCCGTATTTGTCCACGATTTCAGCAAGACGCCGTTCGCCGGTTCGATTCGCGCCGATCATGGCGGCCAGGTCGCCTTCCCGCTCGTCCGGAGTCCGTACATTGGCAAGAACGATGTCCCAGACATCGCGATTGATCACACCTCCGGACATCAAAGTGACGGGAGGGATGCGCAGACCCTCCTGATAGATTTCCTCCGCCAGCGGCATGGATCCCGCAGACATGCCTCCGATATCCGACTGGTGGGCACGCGACGCGACATAGAACAGGAGTCTCTCTTTCACAAAAACCCCGGAGACGATAGTCACGTCCGGCAGATGCGTCCCGCCTTTGTACGGATCGTTGAGG
The Terriglobia bacterium genome window above contains:
- a CDS encoding M48 family metallopeptidase — translated: MDEPQRYESQKRFASVTGFILDVAILVYLVSSGLSIRLREFAEGISTSPWLSIAIYFIGLGVIFNVFNLALSFYSGYILEHRFGLSRQSLADWVKDQLKGIALSIPLGIAGVEIVYGFLRISPANWWVYASVVFIMFVVVMTNLAPVLLLPLFFKFRPVENQDLQKRVDRVARRTNTAVCGIFEWALGEKTRKANAAVVGWGNTRRIIVSDTLIENFSGEEIEVIMAHELCHHVKNHIWQSLALQSALTFGGFYVAHRLMPALSLHFGFRSIADAANFPLLALVMSGVSLLILPLVNSFSRRLETEADLYALDITGDALAFVSSMEKLAEINLANKTPNKIIEFIFYSHPCVEDRIQLAANRVGQNVS
- a CDS encoding hydantoinase B/oxoprolinase family protein; protein product: MATLLNPVQLEIFKSLFHAIAEEMGATLKRTAFSPNIKERRDYSCAIFDARGDMVAQGDHMPVHLGSMPLSVKAAIVNREIRPGGMIILNDPYKGGTHLPDVTIVSGVFVKERLLFYVASRAHQSDIGGMSAGSMPLAEEIYQEGLRIPPVTLMSGGVINRDVWDIVLANVRTPDEREGDLAAMIGANRTGERRLAEIVDKYGWPEVRRYVAEILNYSERMTRHAISLIPDGTYEAEDFLDNDGITDREIAIRVKIRIKGNRASIDFSNSGPQAEGSVNAVYAITASAVFYVFRTLVAVSIPSNAGGMRPLEIIAPEGTIVNARPPAAVCGGNVETSQRIVDVLYKCLAEAMPDRIPAASQGTMNNFTFGAVDPRTNQPVAYYETVSGGMGARPGMDGLSGVHTHMTNSLNTPIEALEHACPIRVVSYGLRRESGGRGKWCGGDGVIREVQFLARAQVTLLCDRRQFSPYGLNGGLPGAPGRNVLTRVGGRTEELPSKVTVWCEPGDILSIQTPGGGGWGAS